The genomic stretch TGGAGTAAATGACGCAGTTCGAGAAGTTGAGTGCGCGACTGCCCCTGGGAAACGGGATCAAATCGGGACAAGTTCCCGAAGCTAAGAGTGTGAGCTAAACAAATCTGATCTCTCTTTTCAAcgaggcaaaaaaaataaaaaacagacgAAGAGAGAGATCAGGTGAAGAGAGAGATCAGGTGAAGAGGGACAAAGGGAAAAAACTCAAAAGCTCTTTTATCTCCTATCATCTATCGTCCGGTAATCCCAGCAATTACGGAATGAACTCAATCGGGAGTGTATCGGATAAAACAAACTCATTGCGGCCAGCTGAAATATGGCAATTTCAAAAGGATAAAATAAAGATGTCTGGTCTGAATAGCTGGCCGATTAGAGACCCATATATTTGTCCTTTCAAGTTTGAATTGCtcttttattaattaataaaaaaccaCACTGTCATAGGCAAAACTTTGCAAATGACCATTCAACACCCTTcctccacaaaaaaataaaacggtATGACGCTAAATTTTAAAGGGGTGTATTAGGCTAAGCCTTaagtttatatattttcatgtggCTTGTGATGCTTATATATATTCTACTGGGTCTACACTTTGCAGAGAAAGATGATTCATTTAGTTCAGTTTCTTTGCTGGAACATTCCTCCACAGaccttttgttattatttttgggCAAAATCCATAGGCTCGACTACATTCTCGTTTTTCTGTATGAAAGTGCTTGTAAATTGTACAATTGACAACCTATTCTGAGAATAGCTATACACTTAGTGCCATCcatttaaacacaaaatgtgATGCAAAACATCTTGATCACTTAGTCAGAATCAGATATATAAATTATCACAGATATGTTCTATCAATCTTGATGAAGTAAAACAAAGTATCACCAAATGATAGATCATGTAAGTTAATGGTCTACCTATAAATAATTAAGAGAAGAAGCTGGCATGAAATCCATTAACAGATTGGGCTTCCTTGATATAGAAGATCCCAGGGTGGAGTgctcaaaaaagaaagaaaaagcaaaagcaaCACAATATGTCATGCTAAAAAATCCTGTCACCAAGCATCAAGGCCACTGAACAGGACTGGAAATGTTGGTTGTGAAAAATCATATCAATTTCCCTCCAAACCAGCGTGATATCCACATATGAAACATAATGTTTGTCCATGCCAACTtcaggaggttgcaccacagaTCATTAGATCATTTTAGATCATTTTCCTGTGTGTTGGTAGATAATGATGTGATATAGAACTCCTGGACATTTGAGCCACATACATAGTGATACGAAAACAACAAACCTAATTAACAGATTATTGAAGTTGAATGAGGATACGGTAATAAAATTAAACCCTgtttaaaaagtgaaatactCCACAGTGTAATGGCAATCTAATTTCCATTTTAGATTATAGGGGTGTTACAGGCGTGAAGTTACGACAGTTGGAAATGTTTTAGAAACAAAACCCACTGAGTACCAAGCACTTTCTAGAAAAGTTGATTCAGGatgtaattacattattggcatttggcagacgctcttatccagagcgacgtacaacaaagtgcatatccataaccagggataagttcgctgaaagaacctagagggaagtacaatttgaactgctacctgtacaacaaagataaggacgagggccaattttttttttttttcttttttttttttttttaaacaagaaacaaacaaacagagcaaaagtgaccaaagttaaccatcaaaacactgcttacctagccaactaaaaaataccgatacacaaagcaagtcacagagacaacaattaaggttcacagggaggtagggagggatggggagaggtgctgcttgaagaggtgtgtcttcagcttgcgtttgaaggtggggagagattctacagttctgacctcaacggggagttcgttccaccaccgtggagctagaacagacagcagtcgtgagcgtgaggtggaggttcggagagggggaggtgccaagcggcttgtggaggctgaacgaagaggtctggcaggggtgtagggtctgatgattttttgtagataagctggggaagaccccttaactgcttggaaggctagcaccaatgttttgaatttgatgcgagccatgacaggcagccagtggagggtagtaagcaggggggtgacgtgcgagtatttgggaaggttgaagaccagatgagctgctgcattctggataagttggaggggtctgatggcggatgcggggaggccagccaagagggaattgcagtagtccaggcgggaatGTAATGTCAACATATCCAAGATAGTGGGGTCAGGGCAAATTTCTGACATTTACAGGCAGGTCTATATGTGCCAAAAATGGCTAACTTCAATATTCAATGGGTCATATCACAGCTAATGCCATTAGTAATGAGTTTCTTTACACAATGAGAAAAAGCTCCCTGATgactcatttacaaataaaatgacaccaAAAATATGCTTACTTTTGGAGATAAGATAGATACATGTTTGAATGAAGCGTCATCCATTGGGACACCCGGCAAACCTCAAATGGCTCTactgacaaaacaaaactgagTATAAAGCTCAAATTTTCAGGAATTTCAATTTTCATAATTGTCCACcgagacacagacagaggaaaACTCAAGAGGTGCTGTGGTGAAACCTCTTGGAGTCAGCATAGAATGGCCCCGCTGAATGTTTTTCCATTAAATCTCTATGCTGCAGTGCTTGCTGTGTCCATATTTGAGTCAGAATATTTACACAGTCTTGAGTCTGGGTGCCAGATGTTACGGTATACAGCTATGGCCTAGCTATCATATAAACAGAGGGTGAGGGTAGGTTGACTGCTTTTCCTTAATATCTGCATTATATAGAGTAATttctgaaatgctgttctaaggGATTTGTATAGACTCAATTGTCTTTGGAACACCTTTTAATCTAAATAAAGATTCTACTATACACACATCAATACCAAAGTAAGACTGAAATTAGGCCACTGAGGTTCTTCATTAATTTCAGTTCAGCAAAACTGTTCTGTTGGAAGTCTGGCATAACTACAGTATGGTATGGGTgctacagttttgtttttaatcaggGATAACATCAGTAATAGTATATGTGTCTACAAAATTGCAGTGAATGGCAATTTTAAACAGGATTGTCAAGCTAACATTGTCATGGGTGTGTGATTTTACATGTAAACACATAGAGACAATGTGGAACAAGATGCTTTAAGATGGTAGCTAGCTGTATATTAAAGGCATACCAGCATTCACTATCAGTATAAACCCTCAATGGGGGTGCAATAGCCTGCCCCCTAAGGGTCCAGGATCTTCtctttacacacacatttctgtcaCTTAACTGGACAAATGACTGAGTTAATTGAACCTAATTAGATCTCCCTCCAGAGAATATAAGAAACCTCCTGCAGCTACCAAAGCATAACATATGTATAATAAACCAGCAACCTGAAAAAcgaatttgttaaaaaaaaaaaaaaaaaaaaaaaaaacgattacTGAAAGCACATTAGAGAGAGCATGAAGCACAAATGCCATGCAGACCAGGTTAACAGGTAATACCGTGGCCACCACCAGGTCTAGACTAATAGCCTGGGGACCTGTAGCATAGGTTAATTTTACAATTGACTGTGACAACTGAAGTGCCATATATGCAAAAAGCACCAGGATCAAAGAGAAAAATTTGTCGGAAAATGCGTGAGATGCGCCACCTAGCTACAGATTTGGTACGTTTTTACTATTCTACCAATCTCCCTGGTACAATAGCCGCGGTTTTTGTCCGATTAAAAAAAGACGTTAAATGTAGTTTTAGAGTATCCTGGCGCAGAAATACCAAAAATCATCATATTTTTGCAAGAAATTTCTATTATGCAAACAGTGGCTTCTTAGGCATGACGTGAGAAACCTGCGCAGAACAAAATACTCACAGTATTCTGCGACTATTTTTGGAGTCGTGCAGGATTGGGGCGAGACGTAGACCACGGTCCCCGGGTTCTTTTTAGCGAAATCCACTACACCTTCTTCTATGAATTCCCTGTGTCAAAAGAGAACATTGTTATTGCCAAGCTGACAGAGTTCGATGTGTTATTTTGAAACCTAGCTGACTGCCGAGACAAGTTGACAGACAGAGGACACCACGTTACTTTTTGTATTGTAAGCTTGCAACGGTGGGGCTAAACTGAGATACAAGTCACATCAACACAAATACTGCGTAGGTGTCATAATGGTTTGCGGTAACTTGCTGGCCACCTTGCAAATGAACTAATGTTAATTGACAGCGCAACTGACATCTATAAGTTAAGGTAACGTAGCGAATAAGTTACAGGTCAGGCCTAGTTACCCTGTATCTAGCCAACTACACAGCTGGCCAACAAACAACAATACTCTGCTAATTCAGTTACGATTTCATAGGTAGACGACAGAATTATTCTTATTACAATGTGGTTAGCCCAGCTACATGGCAGATATCTTAATTACCTGACTCCCCGCGAGCTCGGTGACTTCTTTGAGAATATAAGAGAGATGCGCTTCAGCTGACAAACGTATCGCCccaagccattttgaaggacACTCTGCAGAAAGCGACTTGGTGTACCCCTCGAtgtcatatttatataataacaAGGTTGCTATCTAGCTAGCACTACTTCACGCTTACTCGATTACTTAATTTCTTTAGAGGACATTTTGAAAGGGAGAACAAAAACTGCCATGTGAAGGAACAGTACGCCAATATTAAATTCCGGGTTGATATTTGGCAGTCATTATCTTTGGACCACCACAAATTGCTCACTCAGTGTTGCTCTTTAATTCAGTCTTTAGATCAAGTGGGGTATACACTTTACATAATATAAACATTGTGCAATTATTATTGTAATCATATGAACGATCATAAATCAAGATTTAGATATGCATTTTCTTTAGAGAGTATCGCTGTCTTAACTTTCACACGGACTTATTTTGAAGCACACTTCTATCTACGCGCGCACGTGAAAGAAAATGCCCCCTGAAGCTGAACACAGTTTACGTAAATAATATGAAACAGGTTGGTTTACGTTCTTTTACGCTTCTATTGTGTCGTACATCTCGGATTAAAGAATGACTATGGTAGTGTATTTTAGTAATTCCTTTCTGCTCAAAAGCAGGTCATGCGAAgttgatagctagctagctggctaaatgtaatgtatagctTGCTAGATAGGCGCTCTGCTTGTTGCTATGCTacaaatatatgcacacactctaAAGCTTAGTATTTAATTTAGAATACTGTATTGGTAGTGTACGGAATTGGTGGTTGGTGATGTGTGTTCCGATTGCTAACCTAACGATGAAGCAACGTTGAGAACGTTATATAAATTTGCATTCGGGTATTTTTAAGTTGTTCTTTTCATGTTGCACATAGATTACGCTCGGTGACGGATAGCGAACATGTGGAGGTTCAGCTCTGTCCCGAGGCGGATCTCCTGTCTCTTCCCGCTCAGAAAGGCGCGGACTCTCAGGcacttttccatttttttggtGAAACACAGCACAGTTTGGCCTGCTTCTGTGCGGGCTTCCCCTGTGTGCCTTCGCTTACCCCGCCTGGCTGAGGTCAGTTTTTCCAGGAGCTTCAGAAAGAATGCCACGTCCACATTGGATTTCCCTATCACGCCTATCACTGTGACAGACATCAAGCAGTACCTGCGCTCCAAGGACATCCCGTTCCACGATGGCTACAGCTGTTTGCACGCACCCAGCATCTTCCTGGAGCCTACAGAGGCTACTGGAAGGGACGCGTTCACGCTGTTCATTGATAAGACCACAGGACAGTTTCTGTGCAAGGAGACGCTAGTGGAGGGCAGCTGGGAAGACCTGCAAGACTGCATGGAGGTGATGCGGCAGGACGGTCGCTCATCCCTCAGCCCCAACGTGCTGCTGGGATACCCGGAGAgcccggaggaggaggaggtgagggtgATGGAGCTGCGTGAGGTGCAGAGGATCTGGTCGGCCTCCGTCTCCTTCTCCGACCTTCTGGATGAGGAGGCGCAGCTGGTCAAAACCATGTTCCAGATGGCCAAGGTCACCAACGCCACACTCAAGCGGTTCGGCGTGAGGTTCTTTAAGCCCACCAAGAGCCTGGTGTTTCCCTGGTTCGGCGGGCGGGACTCCAGCTTGCGGGGGCTCAAGCTCCTGACGGCCAAGTGCGACCAGGACGGCTCCGTGACCTACGCCGACGCCACCTTGCCCAAGCCGTCGGCCTACCACAACCTGTTCGGCCTCCCGCTGGTGGGCCGCAAGGACTCGGAGGTGGTGCTGACAGGCCGGGAGGTGGACGCCCTGGCGGTGAGCCAGGCCACTGGGCTCCCGAGCCTCACCCTGCCCCGGGGGGTCAGCTGCCTTCCGCCCGTCCTCCTGCCCTACCTGGAGCAGTTCAAGCGGGTGACGCTGTGGCTCGGCGGCGACATGACCTCCTGGGAGGCCTCCAAGATCTTCTCCCGAAAGCTCGGCCTCAAGCGCTGCTCCCTGGTCCGGCCGGGGGAGGAGCAGCCATCCCCCGGCGAGGCCCTGGAGAGGGGCCGGAACCTCTCGCGAATACTCAAGGCCTCCATACCCGCCAGCCACAAGTCCATCGTCTCCTTCCGCCAGCTGAGGGACGACGTCTACGGGGAGCTGGCTAACACGGAACTGGTGGCCGGGGTCAAGTGGGGCCGCTTCCCCGACCTCAACAAGATCCTGAAGGGACACCGGAAGGGAGAGCTCACCGTCTTCACAGGTACCGTTACTGCCTCTGTCTGTCCATTCATTAATCCGTCCCTCAGCCTAGTCTGTGTTTGCgcctctttttttaaacatttgtcaTTTGAGGTGAATTTGACATACAAATGCCAAAATGACCATGCAGCTGTAAAATGCAGACCTAAATCACATCTCAGAGTGCTGTAAAATTGTTGCAATTCTCAGTCCTTGCTGGCTTTactaaaatgctcagtgagcattGGCCTGTTGGCAGCACACTAGGCAGTTTATGGTAAGCTTTGAACAGGCTCAAATGCAAATACTGCATATCAGTCTGTTCTAGCATTATCTTAGCCACTTCATATATGTGCTTGGTTCACTTCCTAAAATCCATTGTTTCTTCTGTTATTCTTTATTTGTCATTGTGCTGTATAACTTTGTGCAATATATTCAGTTATATTGCTAACATAAAAATGCCAAAAAAGGACATTATTTGTACAGGCCAGGGCCAGATAATGGGCTAATCACAAAATCTCAGTGCAATGGTGGGCGGTCGCCAAGGTAACTGaagttgtttttctctctcctctccaggtCCCACGGGCAGCGGGAAGACCACTTTCATAAGCGAGTTTGCCCTGGACCTGTGCAGTCAGGGCGTGAACACGCTGTGGGGCAGCTTCGAGATCAACAACGTGCGTCTCGCCAAAATCATGTTGACCCAGTTCTGTATGCAGCGACTCGAGGACAACCTGGAGCAGTATGATGCCTGGGCGGACAAGTTTGAGGACCTCCCCCTCTACTTCATGACCTTCCACGGACAGCAGAACATCAAGTAATTCTTCTAGGAACTCTTCTAGGAAGCCTTATGTGCGCTGTAACTGTGCGTTGATTGAACCAAACACTTGCAGACGGATCTTGGATTTTATGTAGTACAAATTATTATAAAAGCACTTATTTGTTAGGCGCAGTTCCTGCTAACGGTTACAGCCAAAAGTGGTTAACAAAGGAAATGTTAAAATGAggcaaaatgcataaaatgtgaATAGCAGTAATTAAAGGCAATACAAGTGTCATAATATTTAGagaaaaaattacaaataatacaaatacatttgtattagAATGACGGGTCATGATCTGTGGGacataatatttatattgcacaaaatatttttaaaataagtatTATGGGAAATATAAGTGTGGATGCAAGTAAGTGTGaattcagggcaccataatgtttgggacacagcaatgttatgtaaaggaaagcagtcatgttttgtattttgttgcatatacttttcatgccatgacttcctgatgtctgtgacctatcaacatcatctggatatcttattttcaggttgtcctaaaactctttgcatttaaATGGATCTCTATTGGAATTGGGGAGTGGGagtagattcagctgtaaatgcagtatggaacacatttgttggctaaatggcttctagtcatcaagggtccaaggtatcaaaagAATCTTCAGGagttatttatttgcctctgctCCAAATTGTGGACTAGAGGCAAATAAATGAtaggtctttgtcccaaacattatggagtgcACTGTAGCTTATATAATTGCTGACTCCACCTCTGTCTCTACAGAAATGTGTTGGACACCATGCACCATGCTGTGTATCTGTACGACATCAGCCACGTGGTCATTGATAACCTCCAGTTCATGATGGGCCAGGAGAACCTCTCTGTGGACAAGTAAGGTCCTGACACAATCGAGCGCCACCTGTAAACACAACGCTGAACCATGAACAGATTGCCGGCACTGAAGTCGAGGGGTTTCTATAGAACATGTTTGTTCACACATGGCCATCCCCTTATTATAAAGAAAATGATAAATGGCTATTTAAACTTGTATTCTGCTGAAAATTGTGATAAATCCGCTGAAGAAAGTGCCTTTAGGCTCAGATAGCCACAGAACATACAGTTGAAGTCAGAATTGTACGTACACCCGCCAAATCCATTTAAACTCCGTTTTTCACAATTCCTGACATTTAATTCCCTGTCTTAGGTCAGTTAGGATCACAACTTTATTTTAagaatataaaatgtaagaataaTAGTAGAACTAATCTATTtcatcttttatcttttatcttcCCAGCGGGTCAGAAGTTCATTCTGTTAGTGTTTGGTAGCATTGCCTTTCAATTATGTAACTTGGGTCAAACATTTCAGGGAGCCTTCCACAAGCTTCTCACAATAAGTGGCTGGAATTTATTCTATTCCTCCTGACAGAACCGATGTAACTGAGTCGGCCTCGCTTTTTCAGTTCTGCCCacacattttgtataaaatagAAATGGACTGCAATCTGTAATTCTTTGCAGTTTTTCATAAGCGACAGCCAACAACTCAGAGTGCCTGCCTAATTTTTGGTTTATGTCCCTCGGTATTTTGTTCAACAGCCTACACCACCAGTGTTGGTTGTGACATAAGGTCAGGACTTTGTGATGGCCCTCAAATATCTTGGCTTTGTTGTCCTTAAGCGATTTTGCCACAACTTTGgaagtatgctttgggtcattgtccatttGAAATAGCCACTTGTGTCCAAGCTTTAACTTCCTGGCTGATGTCTTTATATGTTGCTTCAATATATCCACATTATTTTCCTTCCTCATGATGCCATCTATTTTATGAAGTGCACAAGTCCCTCTTGTAGCGGAGCACCCTCACAACATGCCATCCCCGTGCTTCACGGTTGGGGTGGTACTCCCAAACTCATCCTTTTCCTCCAAACATTGCTGAGCAGCCTTTCAGGTTATGTCGATATAGGACTCGTTTTTATCTACTCGGCTGTAGATACTCTTGTACCTGTTCCCTCCAGCATGTTCACAATGTTTTTTGCTGCTGTTCTGGGATTAATTTGCACTTTTTGCACCAAAGCATGTTCATCTCTAGGAGACAGAATGCGTCTCCTTCCTGAGCTCTTTGACAGCTGCATGGTCCCATGGTGTTTATACTTGCGTAATATTGTTCGTACAGATGAAAGTGGTACCTTCAGGTGTGATGGAAATTGCGCCCAAGGATGAACCAGACTTGTGGAGgtccacaattttttttttctgaggttTTGGTTGATTTCTTTTGATTTCCCCATGATGTCGAGCAAAGACGCACTGAGTTTGAAGTTAGGCCTTAAAATACATCTACAGGTACACTTTTGACCCTCTGAAATTGTGATATAGtgaattcaaaatgaaataatctGTCTGTGAACAATTGTTGGAAAACATTCTTGTGTCAGGCAAAAAGTAGATGTCCAAACCCACTTGCCAACACTATAGTTTGCTAATATGACATCTGTGGAGTAATTAGAAATTACTTTTAATGACTTAAACTGTAAACTTCCGACTTCAACTGTAAATACTATATATTGTGtattcaaaaagacaaaacccaCAAAACTGTCTTGGTTGAAGCCTGTCAGTAATGTCACATTGTGAGAAAGCTCCTGTACACTTTATGGGGTTCCCTCTTTACCTCCTCCTTGCTCTTTGTGATCAGTAGCCCAACTCTCCCTTGACGTCTGCTTGCAGGTTCGCTATCCAGGACCGCATCATTGGGGCCTTCAGGAAGTTcgccacacacagcagctgtCACGTGACCCTGATCATCCACCCCAGGAAGGAGGAGGACGACAAGGAGCTGCAAACAGCCTCCATTTTCGGCACGGCCAAGGTCAGCCACGGAGCAGACCCCTGGCCCGGGTTCCCCTGGCCTGTGTCATAATGAGAGATGTGCTAAAGCGTGTGGCTAACACCCATAATTATCTGTCAGGCCGATAATTTAATTTGACACACTGGAAAAGGAATCGTGATGATGTCCTGGATTTAATCACATTTGTTCTTGCCCTCACTCAAATGctaatttttattattcagccaCATCCAAAATTAGCTTACCAAATTGAGTGCGGGATGGAAAAATCTAGAAGTTGCTCTGACGACAGCAGACTGCTCCTGGGCAGAGAAGCGTATTAGACTAATTGAATTTGTCTGTGGTTTTTTTCCTACAGGCCAGCCAAGAGGCAGACAACGTGCTCATCCTCCAGGAGAAGAAGTTGGTGACCGCCCCGGGCCGGAGGTCCTTGCAGATAGCCAAGAACCGCTTCGATGGAGACGTGGGCATCTTCGCCCTGGAGTTCAACAAGTCCTCCCTCACCTTCTCTCCTCCCCAGAAGGGCAAGAACAAGCTTCGCAAGGTCAATGGCGACAAGTCTGACACCCCGGAGAAGGTGGAGAAGGTGGGGAAGGTGGAGAAGGTGGAGAAGCTCCCCCGGGCCACAAAGGCCCCCAAGGTGGAGAAAGGGCCAGCGAGGGTAGGGGGGAAGGGTGCTGTGGGG from Conger conger chromosome 2, fConCon1.1, whole genome shotgun sequence encodes the following:
- the twnk gene encoding twinkle protein, mitochondrial, which translates into the protein MWRFSSVPRRISCLFPLRKARTLRHFSIFLVKHSTVWPASVRASPVCLRLPRLAEVSFSRSFRKNATSTLDFPITPITVTDIKQYLRSKDIPFHDGYSCLHAPSIFLEPTEATGRDAFTLFIDKTTGQFLCKETLVEGSWEDLQDCMEVMRQDGRSSLSPNVLLGYPESPEEEEVRVMELREVQRIWSASVSFSDLLDEEAQLVKTMFQMAKVTNATLKRFGVRFFKPTKSLVFPWFGGRDSSLRGLKLLTAKCDQDGSVTYADATLPKPSAYHNLFGLPLVGRKDSEVVLTGREVDALAVSQATGLPSLTLPRGVSCLPPVLLPYLEQFKRVTLWLGGDMTSWEASKIFSRKLGLKRCSLVRPGEEQPSPGEALERGRNLSRILKASIPASHKSIVSFRQLRDDVYGELANTELVAGVKWGRFPDLNKILKGHRKGELTVFTGPTGSGKTTFISEFALDLCSQGVNTLWGSFEINNVRLAKIMLTQFCMQRLEDNLEQYDAWADKFEDLPLYFMTFHGQQNIKNVLDTMHHAVYLYDISHVVIDNLQFMMGQENLSVDKFAIQDRIIGAFRKFATHSSCHVTLIIHPRKEEDDKELQTASIFGTAKASQEADNVLILQEKKLVTAPGRRSLQIAKNRFDGDVGIFALEFNKSSLTFSPPQKGKNKLRKVNGDKSDTPEKVEKVGKVEKVEKLPRATKAPKVEKGPARVGGKGAVGGSAKGSAGVGGEKQKTGCEEG
- the mrpl43 gene encoding 39S ribosomal protein L43, mitochondrial; translation: MTSRGTPSRFLQSVLQNGLGRYVCQLKRISLIFSKKSPSSRGVREFIEEGVVDFAKKNPGTVVYVSPQSCTTPKIVAEYLNGNVQEEAVHSKAAQEVAALVQKLSEQSGLDVIRIRKPFHTNSPSIQGQWHPFTNRPPSIGPVQPRKTPQ